In the Desulfitobacterium hafniense DCB-2 genome, GCAGGGAGAACTCCGGCCAGGGCCATGAGTATACCTCCGACGATCCAGATAGGTCCGGCAAAACGATGGGTCTTTGCCCAGACTTCTTCATTAGCCAAGGTCCAGGGAGTCCGGATACCAAAGGTATAATTGAATTTGATTTTGCCGAAGTAATTGCCCAATAGAATAAAGATAATGCCAATTCCCGAGAAATACCAGCGGGGCAGGGTCTCCAAATAACCCAGGGCCACTGCTATAGTTCCCCAGTACATAAGGGACAAAAATGCTACCAGGGTAGTGCTGACGATCCAGAAAACCCGTCCCATCTTAAGGTAATTGGCCTTTTGAGGATCGATCCGGGGAATGATCCAAAACAAGATATAGACCCCCAGGGTGATCAAGGGCAAAAGAAAGGCGCCGGTCAAAGCACCGGAATACCCATCCACCTGTCCTGCAAGGTTCCAATGGGAGGGAACTTGTTCAGGGAGCCGGGGATAAGCCCAAATGCCAATGATAATATTAATGATAACAAGTATGCCTGCTATGACTTTAAGAAGTCTTCCATGAGTGCTGGTGTTTGTTTTTTCCATACATATTCCCCCTATGGCTTTGATTTAAATGATCTACTTTCGGGCCCTGGCTGTCTTCTGTGGAGTTTCATCAGAATCGTGGTCATCAGGAAAAAACTCCAATTCTTCAGGCTGCTTGCCTGTAAATTCCAGAAACCAACCCATAATGCCTTCGAAGACGGAAGTATTAAGAGTGTAATAGATATTCTGTCCCTGCCTTCGATCGCTGATGAGATCAGCCTGCTTCAGCATATTTAAATGATGGGAAATGCTTGGTTTGGTCATATCAAAATGATCGGCGATTTCTCCGGCTGTTAAATCTCCGGCCCGCAGGAGTTTAAGAATCTGACGGCGTGTTTTGTCTGAGAGGGCTTTAAAGGTTTCATTGAGCGGAGACATATTATCCCCCCTTAGGTTAGGTGCATTTAGATATTTAGATAATTTTCTAATCATCTTAATATTAGTTTAACCCATTGCAGTTTATACGTCAACAGGAAGGCCGGCGTAACCCTTCGGTAAAATCTGGTGCATCTGTCCCGTCTTAAAGAAACAAGACCTGACCCGTCGGTCAGATCTTGTTTCTTTAAAGCGCGCATTATTTTCATTTTATTCACCATGAAGCGAATCTACTTCACCGCTTCAACCTCTCTGACCATTATGAGCATTTCGGCCTTAAGCGCTCAAGGCCGGCAATGCTCCATGGAGAAGATCTTCTCACTTAGCTAGATCCTTTCTCAAGTGATGCAGCCTATTGTTACGCCGGCTGGTGCGCACTTTCGTTGCTTTTCCTGATACCTGCAGCATCGATTGAATCAAAATCGTTCTGCAGACCAAAACCCCTTTAGGGTTTTCTTCATACGTAAAAACGTTCTTCCTGTGCCATATTCAGTTGTC is a window encoding:
- a CDS encoding SdpI family protein — encoded protein: MEKTNTSTHGRLLKVIAGILVIINIIIGIWAYPRLPEQVPSHWNLAGQVDGYSGALTGAFLLPLITLGVYILFWIIPRIDPQKANYLKMGRVFWIVSTTLVAFLSLMYWGTIAVALGYLETLPRWYFSGIGIIFILLGNYFGKIKFNYTFGIRTPWTLANEEVWAKTHRFAGPIWIVGGILMALAGVLPAAWTEPLFGIVIVLIAVVPMAYSYLVYRRLSI
- a CDS encoding autorepressor SdpR family transcription factor produces the protein MSPLNETFKALSDKTRRQILKLLRAGDLTAGEIADHFDMTKPSISHHLNMLKQADLISDRRQGQNIYYTLNTSVFEGIMGWFLEFTGKQPEELEFFPDDHDSDETPQKTARARK